In Flavobacterium piscisymbiosum, the sequence TGTCAAGCGCAACAGTATTATATGTTTTAGAACAAATTATGGATGAAAAACCAAAACCGGGAGAAAAAGGACTAATGCTGAGTTTTGGCCCTGGATTTTCGGCACAACGTGTTTTATTGCAGTGGTAATATTAACGAATTTGATTATTGTTATATAAAATTAGATGCGGATTTTACTGATTCGCAAGGCGAAAACGCAGATTAAAACGGATTTTTGCTGATATTAAAAAAAATCCGTTTTCATCCGCGTCTTTACGAAGTAAATCTGTTTTATCCTTGTTCAAATTATACACATATTAAATATGATTTTAAAACATTGGATTTTACTAACATTTAAAAAATCCGTTTTTAATCCGCGTCTTTACGAAGTAAATCCGTTTTATCCGCGTTCAATTAAGCATCAAATTATTAAACAAAACAAATTATGACTTTAGAAAATATTTTAGCAAAGCTGCCTTACAGTAAACCTTTTCATTTTGTAGATGAGCTATTACATGTAGATGAAAACAGTATTACCGGAACGTATACTTATAGTGAAGATCTTGATTTTTACAAAGGTCATTTTAGTGGAAATCCGGTAACTCCAGGTGTTATTTTAACAGAAACAATGGCGCAAATAGGCATGGTTTGTCTGGGTATTTATTTATTAAAGGATACCTTCAATAAAGATACAGTAGTTGCTTTTACTTCAGCAGATATGCATTTTTTAAAACCCGTGTATCCAAACGAAAAAGTAACCGTTACATCGCAAAAAATATTTTTCAGGTTTGGAAAACTTAAGTGTGATGTAATTATGACAAACGAAACCGGACAAGAAGTTTGCAAAGGTGTTTTATCCGGAATGATCACAACAAAATTATGAGCAAAAGAGTTGTTATAACAGGCTTAGGTGTTTCGGCTCCAAACGGGGTTGGAATTCCTGCGTTTACAAATTCACTGAGAAATAGTCTTTCTGGAATTCGTCATGATTCTCAATTAGAAGAATTACAATTTTCTTGTCAGATTGCAGGTCAGCCACCAATTTCAGACGAATTAAAATTAGAGTATTTTACAGAATTAGAACTACGCGGTTTTAATAGTACAGGAATTTTATACGGTGTAATTGCCGGAATAGAAGCCTGGAAAAATGCAGGATTATCAATCGAAAATAACGAAGAACCGGATTGGGACAGCGGAACCATTTTTGGATCAGGAACATCAGGTATCGATAAATTTCGCGAAAGCATTTATAAAATAGACGAATTGCAAGTCCGAAGATTAGGCAGCACTGTTGTGGCTCAAACTATGAATAGCGGTATTAGCGCTTATCTTGGTGGTAAACTTGGTTTAGGCAATCAGGTTACCACAAATTCATCGGCCTGCGCTACAGGAACCGAAGCTATCATGATGGCCTACGACCGTATACAAGCCGGACAGGCAAAACGCATATTAGCAGGAAGTACCGGCGATAGCGGACCGTATATCTGGGCAGGGTTTGATGCTTTGCGTGTTTGCAGTTCTAAATATAATGATACGCCCGAACAAGGTTCCCGACCTATGAGTGCCAGCGCAGCAGGATTTGTTCCCGGAAGCGGTGCCGGAGCTTTAGTAATCGAAGATCTTGAAAGTGCTTTAGAACGAGGTGCTACCATTTATGCCGAAATATTGGGAGGAAATGTAAACTCGGGCGGACAACGCGGTAACGGCAGTATGACCGCTCCTAACAGCACAGCGGTTCAGCGATGTATTACTGATGCAATACAAAATGCAGGAATTTCTGCGACTGATATTGATGCTATAAACGGCCATCTTACGGCTACTACAAAAGACAGTCTCGAAATCGAAAACTGGACTAAAGCATTAGATCGAAAGGGAACTAACTTTCCATATATCAATTCCTTAAAAAGTATGACCGGACATTGCCTGAGCGCCGCCGGAAGTATCGAAAGTGTTGCTACGGTACTCCAGCTTCACGAAGGTTTTTTATTTGGAAATACTAATTGCGAAGATCTTCATCCTGAAATTACGGCCTTGATTGATGCTTCAAAAGTACCTTTAAAAACAATCGATAAAAATCTGAATATAATTGCTAAAGCCAGTTTTGGTTTTGGTGATGTAAATGCCTGTATAATCTTTAAAAAATTTGAAAATTTATATGAATAAAGAAGAACTTATAGCAAAATTGAAAGTGATCATAAAGCCTTACACAACCAATACCGAAGCTTATGACAACCTTACCGAAGACACTGATTTTATTAATGATTTGAATATAAATTCGGCAAACTTGGTAGACATTATTCTGGATATCGAAGAAGCATTTGATGTCGTGATTGATAATACTGATATGGAACGAATGCTCGATGTAAAAACTTCGGTCGAAATTATAGCTGAAAAGCTCGCTGCGAAATGATTGGTAATGATGTTATAGATATGATGCAATCCCGACAGGAAAGCAACTGGCAGCGTAAAGGTTTTGTCGAAAAGCTCTTTACTGCTTCTGAACAATTGCTAATATCCAATACATCAGATCCTGAAACCATCGTATGGCTGCTTTGGAGTATGAAAGAAGCAGCCTATAAAATTTATAACCGCCAAACTAAAATAAGGGAATTTATTCCTCACAAACTGGCGTGTACTATTATCTCAAAAAATGAACATCACGCTACAGGAATAGTAAATTGTCCGGATTACACCTATTATACAAAAACTACAATCTCTAAAGATAGTTTACATACCATTGCTGTTATGCATGCAAATCATTTGGATAATGTTCTTGAAATTGAAAAGAAAAACATTATTAAAGATGAAAACGGAATACCTTTCCTAACTACATCATCAAATGTTCTGAAAGATGTTTCGATAAGTCATCACGGGCGTTTTGAAAAAGTGGTTATTATTGATCACAAATAAAAGAGGAATTTCTGCTTTTAAATTGTCAGTTTGCTATTGTATTTGCCATGTTCTTTAATCAGGGATTCCATTATACGTAAAGATTCGATGAATTGTGGTTCCTTAAATCTAAACGAAGGGCCCGAAACGCAAAGCACTGCAATGGGTTTATTTTTATAAAATATGGGCATAGCCACACAATTCAAATCAGGATCATAGGCCTGAACATCCAAAGCATAACCCGCTTTTATTATCGTTTTAATTTCGGTTTCAATTGTGGCTGCCATTTCTGGAGTATATTGCTTACTTAAATTGGTTTGTAAATGGGCTGAAAAAGCAAGAAATGATTTTCCTATAGCTGTAGTTGCCATTTCGTACTCTTTACCGGTATTAAGTGTGATTTTTACTGCTCTGTTGGGCTCACATTTAAGTTCATGTCTGTAATAAGATCCCATTTGTACTGCCAGATAAGAAGATTCATTGGTAAGTTGGGTTATTTTTTCTAAAATAGGCCGTAACTCACTTTTGAGCTCATTCACAGATAATAAAGGAGCATACAAACATTCCAGTTTTGATGTTATTCTATATCTCGGACTTAC encodes:
- a CDS encoding 3-hydroxyacyl-ACP dehydratase FabZ family protein; the protein is MTLENILAKLPYSKPFHFVDELLHVDENSITGTYTYSEDLDFYKGHFSGNPVTPGVILTETMAQIGMVCLGIYLLKDTFNKDTVVAFTSADMHFLKPVYPNEKVTVTSQKIFFRFGKLKCDVIMTNETGQEVCKGVLSGMITTKL
- a CDS encoding beta-ketoacyl-[acyl-carrier-protein] synthase family protein: MSKRVVITGLGVSAPNGVGIPAFTNSLRNSLSGIRHDSQLEELQFSCQIAGQPPISDELKLEYFTELELRGFNSTGILYGVIAGIEAWKNAGLSIENNEEPDWDSGTIFGSGTSGIDKFRESIYKIDELQVRRLGSTVVAQTMNSGISAYLGGKLGLGNQVTTNSSACATGTEAIMMAYDRIQAGQAKRILAGSTGDSGPYIWAGFDALRVCSSKYNDTPEQGSRPMSASAAGFVPGSGAGALVIEDLESALERGATIYAEILGGNVNSGGQRGNGSMTAPNSTAVQRCITDAIQNAGISATDIDAINGHLTATTKDSLEIENWTKALDRKGTNFPYINSLKSMTGHCLSAAGSIESVATVLQLHEGFLFGNTNCEDLHPEITALIDASKVPLKTIDKNLNIIAKASFGFGDVNACIIFKKFENLYE
- a CDS encoding acyl carrier protein, which encodes MNKEELIAKLKVIIKPYTTNTEAYDNLTEDTDFINDLNINSANLVDIILDIEEAFDVVIDNTDMERMLDVKTSVEIIAEKLAAK
- a CDS encoding 4'-phosphopantetheinyl transferase family protein, with the translated sequence MIGNDVIDMMQSRQESNWQRKGFVEKLFTASEQLLISNTSDPETIVWLLWSMKEAAYKIYNRQTKIREFIPHKLACTIISKNEHHATGIVNCPDYTYYTKTTISKDSLHTIAVMHANHLDNVLEIEKKNIIKDENGIPFLTTSSNVLKDVSISHHGRFEKVVIIDHK
- a CDS encoding IclR family transcriptional regulator, with product MFIIYELMNQSVKKTFQILEYIASSGNFVRLNDVAKALDLKKNSVHSFLDSLKQLGYLEQDEVSPRYRITSKLECLYAPLLSVNELKSELRPILEKITQLTNESSYLAVQMGSYYRHELKCEPNRAVKITLNTGKEYEMATTAIGKSFLAFSAHLQTNLSKQYTPEMAATIETEIKTIIKAGYALDVQAYDPDLNCVAMPIFYKNKPIAVLCVSGPSFRFKEPQFIESLRIMESLIKEHGKYNSKLTI